One region of Lujinxingia vulgaris genomic DNA includes:
- a CDS encoding dipeptidase, producing MSTDVVDAFFEKNQQRFLDELFEFLRIPSVSTDPENAGDVRRCAEWLIAHLKGIGLKTVELHETPGHPIVYAEHLTQDDAPTILIYGHYDVQPPDPLELWTTPPFEPQVRDGKIFARGATDDKGQLFCHVKGLEAWLATEGDLPVNIKLLIEGEEEVGSVNLDHWIEANQERLACDAVVISDSSMFGPGKPSITYGLRGLAYLEMTVEGPDHDLHSGLFGGAIPNPINELARIIAKLHDAQGRVAIPGFYDDVIELTDEERADFAALPFDESGFLKESGAAGLKGEAGFTTLERIWARPTLDCNGIWGGFTGVGAKTVLPSKAHAKFSCRLVPGQDPDRIAELAEDYVRELVDPALRVSVRPHHGGKPVLTERDAPTVQAALRALSRVWGTDAVFTRGGGSIPVVATFSEILNVPTVLMGLGLSDDRLHSPDEKFDVENFYAGVRASAYLMHEAGQPAE from the coding sequence TTGAGTACTGATGTGGTGGATGCCTTTTTCGAAAAAAATCAGCAGCGTTTTCTCGATGAGCTCTTTGAGTTTCTGCGCATCCCCAGCGTCTCCACCGACCCGGAGAACGCGGGCGATGTGCGCCGCTGCGCCGAGTGGTTAATCGCCCATCTGAAGGGCATCGGGCTGAAGACGGTGGAGCTGCACGAGACGCCGGGTCACCCCATCGTCTACGCCGAGCATCTGACGCAGGACGATGCGCCGACGATCCTGATTTACGGGCATTACGACGTGCAGCCCCCCGATCCTCTGGAGTTGTGGACGACGCCGCCTTTTGAGCCGCAGGTGCGAGACGGCAAGATCTTTGCGCGCGGCGCCACCGACGATAAGGGCCAGCTCTTCTGCCATGTCAAAGGGCTGGAGGCCTGGCTGGCCACCGAGGGCGATCTGCCGGTGAACATCAAGCTCTTGATCGAGGGCGAAGAAGAGGTGGGCAGCGTGAACCTCGACCACTGGATCGAGGCCAACCAGGAGCGGCTGGCGTGTGACGCGGTGGTGATCAGCGACTCCTCGATGTTTGGGCCAGGAAAACCCTCGATCACCTACGGGCTGCGCGGGCTTGCGTACCTGGAGATGACGGTGGAGGGGCCCGACCACGACCTGCACTCCGGGCTTTTTGGCGGGGCGATTCCCAACCCGATCAACGAGCTTGCGCGCATCATCGCAAAACTTCATGACGCCCAGGGTCGCGTGGCGATCCCGGGCTTTTATGACGATGTGATTGAACTTACCGACGAGGAGCGCGCCGATTTTGCCGCTCTTCCCTTCGATGAGTCCGGGTTTTTGAAAGAGTCCGGCGCGGCGGGGCTTAAGGGGGAGGCGGGCTTTACGACGCTCGAGCGCATCTGGGCGCGGCCCACGCTGGATTGCAATGGCATCTGGGGCGGGTTTACGGGCGTGGGCGCCAAGACGGTGCTGCCCTCGAAGGCCCACGCCAAGTTCAGCTGCCGCCTCGTGCCCGGCCAGGACCCCGACCGCATCGCCGAGCTGGCGGAAGATTACGTGCGCGAGCTTGTCGATCCGGCGCTGCGCGTGAGCGTGCGGCCCCATCACGGCGGAAAGCCCGTGCTCACTGAGCGCGACGCCCCCACCGTGCAGGCCGCCCTGCGCGCTTTGAGCCGGGTCTGGGGCACCGACGCTGTGTTTACGCGCGGCGGCGGATCGATCCCGGTGGTCGCGACCTTTTCGGAGATCCTCAATGTTCCCACCGTGCTGATGGGGCTGGGACTCTCGGACGACCGCCTGCACAGCCCCGATGAGAAATTCGACGTGGAGAACTTCTATGCCGGCGTGCGAGCCAGCGCCTACCTTATGCACGAAGCGGGTCAGCCGGCTGAGTAA
- a CDS encoding DUF423 domain-containing protein, whose translation MKTFAILGSLFGMLAVVTGAFGAHGLADKVDARMLEIWQTAAHYQMVHALALFAAAWLFSQTQATAAITAGWCFTAGILVFSGSLYLMVFTGARWLGAITPIGGTAMIVGWFCCMLAALKLGS comes from the coding sequence ATGAAAACCTTTGCGATCCTGGGCAGCCTCTTTGGCATGCTCGCTGTGGTCACCGGCGCCTTTGGTGCGCACGGGTTGGCCGACAAGGTCGACGCCCGCATGCTGGAGATCTGGCAGACGGCGGCGCATTACCAGATGGTGCACGCCCTGGCCCTCTTTGCGGCGGCCTGGCTCTTTAGCCAGACCCAGGCCACCGCGGCGATCACCGCCGGGTGGTGTTTTACGGCCGGGATCCTGGTGTTCAGCGGCTCGTTGTACCTGATGGTCTTTACCGGCGCGCGCTGGCTGGGGGCGATCACGCCCATCGGCGGCACCGCGATGATTGTTGGATGGTTCTGCTGCATGCTTGCAGCGCTTAAATTGGGGAGTTGA
- the hutH gene encoding histidine ammonia-lyase — translation MLGQRLLNLEDIEDVVYHRKPVELAPDAIKRIDEAAAYVRQMAESGQAVYGVTTGFGANRDRVIRPQDAERLQENLIMSHACGVGPALDVDVVRAMMLLRINALAQGNSGIRTSTLNLLIEMLNRGVHPIVPELGSVGASGDLCPLAHMCLPMIGLGEVQVEGVTYTAEEGMSRAGLEPVRLTYKEGLALLNGTQAMTALGVVVALSLRPLLDCADAIGAMSLEAVGGRMEALDPRIHAIRRRPGQMLSAGHVRYMVEGSELAGSSPGTVEGKVEYVQDSYCLRCMPQVHGACRDVLHHVINVLMTEANAVTDNPLVFVPDAFQDGAILSGGNFHGQPVAMALDYLKLAIAEIGSISERRSAKLTDKYFSEGLPAFLVNEPGLNSGMMIPQYVAAALVSENKSQSHPASVDSIPTSANMEDHVSMGMHAGLHAFRIMTNVERILAIEYLIAGQALDLREGYQLGKRTAKALESLRHKVSFLSEDRVLYTDINHATELIRRGIPADCLADYETDHDAILSD, via the coding sequence ATGTTGGGTCAGCGTCTGCTGAACCTCGAAGATATCGAAGATGTCGTATACCACCGAAAACCGGTGGAGCTTGCGCCCGATGCCATCAAACGCATCGACGAGGCCGCCGCCTACGTGCGTCAGATGGCCGAGAGCGGCCAGGCGGTCTACGGGGTAACTACCGGCTTCGGCGCCAACCGCGACCGGGTGATTCGCCCCCAGGACGCCGAGCGCCTGCAGGAAAACCTGATCATGAGCCACGCCTGCGGCGTGGGTCCAGCGCTCGATGTGGACGTGGTGCGCGCGATGATGCTTCTGCGCATCAACGCCCTTGCTCAGGGCAACTCCGGCATCCGCACCTCCACGCTCAACCTGCTCATCGAGATGCTCAACCGCGGCGTGCACCCCATCGTCCCGGAGCTCGGGAGCGTGGGCGCCAGCGGCGACCTCTGCCCCCTGGCGCATATGTGCCTGCCCATGATCGGGCTTGGTGAGGTGCAGGTCGAAGGCGTGACCTACACCGCCGAAGAAGGCATGAGCCGCGCCGGCCTGGAGCCGGTGCGACTGACGTACAAAGAGGGCCTTGCGCTCCTCAACGGCACCCAGGCCATGACGGCGCTGGGCGTGGTCGTCGCCCTCTCCCTTCGCCCGCTGCTGGACTGCGCCGACGCCATCGGCGCGATGAGCCTGGAGGCCGTCGGCGGGCGGATGGAGGCGCTCGATCCGCGCATTCACGCCATCCGCCGCCGCCCCGGTCAGATGCTCAGCGCCGGCCACGTGCGCTACATGGTCGAGGGCAGCGAGCTCGCCGGCTCCTCCCCGGGCACCGTCGAGGGCAAGGTCGAGTACGTGCAGGACTCGTATTGCCTGCGCTGCATGCCCCAGGTGCACGGCGCCTGCCGCGACGTGCTCCACCACGTGATCAACGTGCTGATGACCGAGGCCAACGCCGTCACCGACAACCCGCTGGTCTTTGTGCCCGACGCCTTCCAGGACGGCGCGATCCTCTCCGGCGGCAACTTCCACGGCCAGCCCGTCGCCATGGCGCTCGATTACCTCAAGCTCGCCATCGCCGAGATCGGCTCCATCTCGGAGCGACGCAGCGCCAAACTCACCGACAAATACTTCTCCGAAGGCCTTCCGGCCTTCCTGGTCAACGAGCCCGGCCTGAACTCCGGGATGATGATTCCGCAGTACGTCGCCGCCGCGCTTGTGTCGGAGAACAAGAGCCAGAGCCACCCGGCCAGCGTCGACTCCATTCCCACCAGCGCCAACATGGAAGACCACGTCTCCATGGGCATGCACGCCGGCCTGCACGCCTTCCGCATCATGACCAACGTGGAGCGTATTCTGGCGATTGAGTATTTGATCGCCGGCCAGGCGCTGGACCTGCGCGAGGGCTATCAGCTCGGAAAACGCACCGCGAAGGCGCTCGAAAGTCTGCGCCATAAGGTCAGTTTTTTGAGCGAAGACCGCGTGCTCTACACCGACATCAACCACGCCACCGAGCTCATCCGCCGCGGTATTCCGGCGGATTGCCTGGCTGACTACGAGACGGATCACGACGCCATCCTCTCCGATTGA